The following are encoded together in the Theileria orientalis strain Shintoku DNA, chromosome 1, complete genome genome:
- a CDS encoding SprA protein yields MSIDYSKWDKIEVSDDEESHKLNVVKLNPNQQVILSKDGYKVRDSTDKKVIELEDVSKEWHKRILHGIVTVDSHFYSQDRYSVNFYILLNFDYKKLTLKFNEISISLCDNEKEIMCKEFYSKIKKDESFWNWEIVNLEIDWKSLKEYSKKVNSEKLKPKLYFENRVKAKFIEVNVQKLVEISDCFIWWPKLFKDDVEEIRIVDNSEFIKVWDEAHEKFREKVSNHEKIPI; encoded by the exons ATGAGTATAGATTATTCAAAGTGGGACAAAATAGAAGTTTCAGATGATGAGGAATCACACAAATTGAATGTAGTTAAATTGAACCCGAATCAGCAAGTAATATTGAGTAAAGATGGATATAAAGTAAGAGATAGTACTGATAAAAAGGTAATTGAGTTAGAGGACGTTTCTAAGGAGTGGCACAAAAGGATTTTGCACGGAATTGTAACCGTAGATTCACACTTTTATAGTCAAGACAGATACAgtgtaaatttttatattttgctGAATTTCGattataaaaaacttaCTTTGAAGTTTAATGAGATTTCAATATCGCTATGCGATAATGAAAAGGAGATTATGTGCAAAGAGTTCTACTCTAAGATTAAGAAGGACGAATCCTTTTGGAACTGGGAGATAGTAAATTTGGAAATTGACTGGAAATCATTAAAAGAATATTCAAAAAAGGTCAATTCTGAGAAGTTGAAGCCAAAGTTATACTTTGAAAACAGGGTAAAGGCAAAGTTTATAGAAGTGAATGTGCAGAAGTTGGTTGAAATAAGTGACTGTTTCATATGGTGGCCAAAGTTATTCAAA GACGATGTTGAGGAAATTAGAATTGTTGACAATTCTGAGTTCATCAAAGTATGGGACGAGGCACATGAAAAATTCAGGGAAAAGGTGTCAAATCACGAAAAGATACCAATATGA